A window of the Desulforapulum autotrophicum HRM2 genome harbors these coding sequences:
- a CDS encoding DEAD/DEAH box helicase translates to MASESSREPDCNEPGFSESGFSEMGLIKPVLKALDDLGYETPTTIQAETIPYILAGRDLLGQAQTGTGKTAAFALPLLSRIDIKLKKPQVLVLAPTRELAIQVAESFKGYAARIKGFNVLPVYGGQAYAGQLNQLKRGVHVIVGTPGRLMDLMKRGVLDLTQIMTLVIDEADEMLRMGFIDDVEWILEQTPPGRQVALFSATMPAPIKKIAIKYLTDPKDVFIRLRTATADTIRQRFWMVKGTHKLDALTRILEAETFDAIIVFVRTKTATVELAEKLEARGYAAVALNGDIAQKARERTIDRFKKGKIDILVATDVAARGLDVERVSHVINYDIPNGAESYVHRIGRTGRAGRAGDAILFVSPRERWMLKVIEKTTRQQIEMMKLPSTEAINDKRIADFNQSITDTLASKELDLYLELMEQYRQEHDVPALDIAAALALMLQGEKPLLLSSPKKVSVVSEKPSRTEDKFKDKPLRKDEKSRDKAFRKDEKPKDKPFRKDDEKSRDKPSPKAAKLADKPAGKKKASPKKAAALPPGKGMERFRIEVGDVHGAKPKDIVGAIANEAELDGKFIGAITIEHDHSFVDLPIGMPATIFELLKKVRVAGQQLKISRSTKA, encoded by the coding sequence ATGGCCTCTGAAAGTTCCCGCGAACCCGATTGCAATGAACCCGGTTTCAGCGAATCCGGTTTCAGCGAAATGGGTTTGATCAAACCCGTATTAAAAGCCCTGGACGACCTGGGTTATGAAACGCCCACCACCATCCAGGCCGAAACCATTCCCTATATCCTGGCCGGTCGTGATCTCCTGGGCCAGGCCCAGACAGGAACGGGCAAGACTGCTGCATTCGCCCTTCCGCTTCTGTCCCGCATTGACATTAAACTCAAGAAGCCCCAGGTGCTGGTGCTTGCCCCCACAAGGGAGCTTGCCATCCAGGTGGCTGAATCCTTTAAGGGTTATGCGGCCCGCATCAAGGGGTTTAATGTCTTGCCCGTCTACGGGGGGCAGGCATATGCAGGGCAGCTTAACCAGTTGAAACGAGGGGTTCATGTGATCGTTGGCACCCCGGGACGACTCATGGATTTGATGAAGCGCGGTGTCCTGGACCTGACACAGATCATGACCCTTGTCATTGACGAGGCCGATGAGATGCTCAGAATGGGATTTATTGATGATGTGGAGTGGATTCTCGAGCAGACCCCTCCCGGCCGTCAGGTTGCCCTGTTTTCGGCAACCATGCCAGCACCCATCAAGAAGATAGCAATAAAGTATCTCACGGATCCCAAGGATGTCTTTATCCGGCTGAGAACCGCCACTGCCGACACCATTCGCCAGCGGTTCTGGATGGTCAAGGGAACCCACAAGCTTGACGCCCTGACCCGAATCCTTGAGGCGGAAACCTTTGACGCTATCATTGTTTTTGTCCGTACCAAGACGGCAACGGTGGAACTTGCGGAGAAGCTCGAAGCAAGGGGGTATGCTGCGGTGGCCCTGAACGGGGATATTGCTCAGAAGGCAAGGGAAAGAACCATAGATCGGTTTAAAAAGGGAAAAATCGACATTCTTGTTGCAACGGATGTGGCGGCCCGGGGACTTGATGTGGAAAGGGTGAGCCATGTGATCAACTATGACATACCCAACGGTGCTGAATCCTATGTCCACCGAATCGGCAGAACAGGCCGTGCCGGGCGTGCCGGAGACGCCATACTTTTTGTTTCACCAAGGGAACGCTGGATGCTCAAGGTGATCGAGAAAACCACCCGCCAGCAGATAGAGATGATGAAACTTCCCTCAACCGAAGCGATCAACGATAAACGTATTGCCGATTTTAACCAGAGCATAACAGATACGCTTGCCTCAAAGGAGCTGGATCTCTATCTGGAACTCATGGAGCAGTATCGCCAGGAGCACGACGTGCCGGCCCTGGACATTGCTGCAGCCCTTGCCCTTATGCTCCAGGGGGAGAAACCCCTTCTTCTTTCCTCTCCGAAAAAAGTGTCGGTTGTTTCTGAAAAGCCTTCCCGGACGGAAGATAAATTTAAGGATAAGCCCCTCCGGAAGGATGAGAAATCCAGAGATAAGGCCTTTCGGAAGGACGAGAAGCCTAAGGATAAGCCTTTCCGGAAGGATGACGAGAAGTCCAGGGATAAGCCTTCCCCCAAGGCGGCGAAATTAGCGGACAAACCAGCAGGGAAAAAAAAGGCATCTCCCAAAAAGGCCGCGGCTCTGCCACCTGGAAAGGGGATGGAACGGTTTCGGATCGAAGTGGGTGACGTCCATGGCGCCAAGCCAAAGGATATTGTCGGTGCCATTGCCAATGAGGCCGAGCTTGACGGAAAATTCATAGGTGCCATAACCATTGAACACGATCACTCGTTTGTGGATTTACCCATTGGTATGCCGGCGACTATTTTTGAGCTTTTGAAAAAGGTGAGGGTGGCAGGTCAGCAACTCAAGATTTCCAGGAGTACCAAGGCCTAA
- a CDS encoding DEAD/DEAH box helicase encodes MKKQSNKGPDKPFGRNSRQGNGKKTSSIKTPMTMTPGADPELAKIFKKIGFPKPSPFVPDSFQLEAVEAIESSDCLVTAPTGAGKTWIAETAARQYLERGQKIWYATPLKALTNSIYAQFIRCFGRDKVGILTGDVKENPDAPLIIGTTEILRNQLYDAMHTGEDLGADFIILDEAHFLGDPERGVVWEEIIIYLPVRIPILMLSATIGNTGLIAEWLTTIRGKECHVIQTTERPVPLFPLFLNPTGVISPLIRQTTGKKKLTLHRGVAEYLKAKPRPQISLPGRLPDFSEILKVLDHFDLLPAIFFLKSRSDCDQAIKSCTGEILAKDKRKRTQLALRIDELTASNRHLARHGQRQILEHTAAASHHSGQLPGWKVVVETLMAEGLLNAMFATSTVAAGVNFPARSVVILNSDRFNGTEFLPLTASEFQQMTGRAGRRGMDKIGFAVVIPGRFMDLNHGARMLTAPPLDVKSQIKINFSMTLNLLLSHTPDKIRLLLDNSFASHMITQGKRGNYARKAFGAKLEHLWDHFMAHLEFLKQEAFVSEDDTLTPDGVWAAQLRMDAPLLVAQSLRLGLLPERDPVMLAAVMASFVSEKEFEDESMERRMLPKRVIRQFLTLRKGLKPFASKLMELGFNAPFLYLQPASVMLAWAGGEPWESTLKRTAFAEGDLARLILRTAENLRQLAGVKQAFPVIAATAFEAMDLILREPVVNATDGVEDEETDETDEEIGTENDKKNQLHP; translated from the coding sequence ATGAAAAAACAATCCAATAAAGGGCCGGACAAACCCTTCGGCCGAAATTCACGCCAGGGCAACGGGAAAAAAACGTCCAGCATAAAAACGCCCATGACCATGACACCTGGGGCAGACCCGGAGCTTGCAAAAATCTTCAAAAAAATCGGTTTTCCCAAGCCGTCCCCCTTTGTGCCCGATTCGTTCCAGCTTGAGGCCGTTGAGGCCATCGAATCTTCAGACTGCCTGGTCACAGCCCCCACCGGGGCCGGTAAAACCTGGATCGCAGAAACTGCAGCCAGGCAATACCTTGAAAGGGGGCAGAAAATCTGGTACGCTACCCCCCTCAAAGCCCTGACCAACTCCATCTATGCCCAGTTCATACGATGCTTCGGCCGGGACAAGGTGGGCATTTTAACCGGCGACGTAAAGGAAAACCCGGACGCCCCCCTGATCATTGGAACCACGGAAATCCTCAGAAACCAGCTCTACGATGCCATGCACACGGGCGAGGACCTGGGAGCAGACTTCATCATCCTTGACGAGGCCCATTTCCTGGGCGATCCAGAACGGGGGGTCGTGTGGGAAGAGATCATCATCTATCTGCCGGTGAGAATCCCCATTCTCATGCTTTCGGCAACCATCGGCAACACAGGCCTCATTGCCGAATGGCTGACAACTATTCGGGGAAAAGAGTGCCATGTCATCCAGACAACCGAACGTCCGGTTCCTCTGTTTCCACTTTTCCTGAACCCCACGGGGGTCATCTCCCCCCTTATCAGACAGACTACCGGCAAAAAAAAACTCACCCTCCACAGGGGCGTTGCCGAATATCTCAAGGCCAAACCAAGACCCCAGATCAGCCTGCCCGGACGGTTGCCGGATTTTTCCGAAATCCTCAAGGTTCTGGACCACTTTGACCTGCTTCCAGCGATCTTTTTTCTTAAATCCAGGTCCGACTGCGACCAGGCAATCAAAAGCTGCACGGGCGAAATCCTGGCAAAGGACAAGCGAAAAAGGACTCAGCTTGCCCTGCGCATAGACGAACTTACAGCGTCAAACCGTCACCTTGCCCGCCACGGGCAGCGGCAGATCCTTGAACACACGGCAGCGGCCTCCCACCACTCAGGCCAACTGCCCGGCTGGAAGGTGGTTGTCGAGACCCTGATGGCCGAAGGGCTGCTCAACGCCATGTTTGCCACCTCAACCGTGGCTGCGGGGGTGAACTTTCCAGCAAGGAGTGTTGTCATTCTCAACTCCGACCGATTCAACGGCACCGAGTTCCTGCCCCTGACAGCCAGCGAGTTCCAGCAGATGACAGGCAGGGCCGGACGACGGGGAATGGACAAAATTGGATTTGCCGTTGTCATTCCCGGACGCTTCATGGATCTCAACCATGGGGCAAGAATGCTGACTGCCCCCCCCCTTGATGTAAAAAGCCAGATCAAAATCAATTTTTCCATGACCCTCAACCTGCTGCTCTCCCACACCCCTGACAAAATACGGCTGCTCCTCGACAATTCATTTGCCTCCCACATGATCACCCAGGGAAAACGGGGCAACTACGCCAGAAAAGCCTTTGGCGCCAAACTTGAACATCTCTGGGACCACTTCATGGCCCACCTTGAATTCCTCAAGCAGGAGGCGTTTGTGTCCGAGGATGACACCCTCACACCCGATGGCGTCTGGGCGGCACAGCTTCGCATGGACGCCCCGCTGCTGGTGGCCCAGAGCTTAAGACTCGGTCTTCTTCCGGAAAGGGACCCTGTGATGCTTGCCGCGGTCATGGCTTCTTTTGTCAGCGAAAAAGAATTTGAAGACGAAAGCATGGAACGACGAATGCTGCCCAAACGGGTGATACGACAGTTTCTCACCCTGAGAAAGGGACTCAAACCCTTTGCCTCAAAACTTATGGAGCTGGGGTTTAATGCGCCTTTTCTCTATCTTCAACCGGCATCGGTCATGCTTGCCTGGGCCGGTGGAGAGCCCTGGGAATCCACCTTGAAACGCACCGCCTTTGCCGAGGGAGACCTTGCCAGACTGATCCTGAGAACCGCAGAGAACTTAAGACAGCTTGCCGGAGTAAAACAGGCCTTTCCCGTTATTGCGGCAACCGCCTTTGAGGCAATGGACCTTATTCTCAGGGAACCCGTAGTCAACGCCACAGACGGGGTGGAAGATGAAGAAACTGATGAAACTGATGAAGAAATTGGGACTGAAAATGATAAAAAAAATCAGCTACATCCTTGA
- the ettA gene encoding energy-dependent translational throttle protein EttA has protein sequence MSEDTKKVIYSMIRVSKFYDKKPVLKDISLSYFYGAKIGVLGLNGSGKSSLLKILAGIDKEFNGETILSKGFTVGYLEQEPLVESDKTVREIVEQGVQETVDLVNEYEAISEKFAEPMSDDEMDKLIQRQGDLQEQLDHRDAWDLDSRLKMAMAALGCPDGDTKVSIISGGEKRRVALCRLLLKQPDILLLDEPTNHLDAASVSWLEQHLSQYPGTVIAVTHDRYFLDNVAGWILELDRGEGIPWKGNYSSWLEQKQNRLKTQEKQESKRQKTLERELEWIKMSPKGRRSKSKARINAYDTLLSQDSGEKEKNLEIFIPPGPRLGDKVIVATDVKKSFDARVLVDKMSFIIPPGGIIGVVGPNGAGKSTLFKMITKKETPDSGTFEIGETVKIAHVDQERDILDPEKTIWESISGGSDNILIGGREINSRAYVSKFNFSGSDQQKKVGVLSGGERNRVHLALILKEEANLILLDEPTNDLDVNTMRALEEALENFGGCAIVISHDRWFLDRIATHILAFEGKGETLFFEGSYSDYEADRKKRLGIKADQVETIKYRQLTR, from the coding sequence ATGTCAGAAGATACCAAAAAAGTGATTTATTCCATGATCCGGGTCAGCAAGTTCTACGACAAAAAACCGGTATTAAAGGATATTTCCCTTTCATATTTTTACGGGGCAAAAATCGGGGTCCTCGGCCTCAACGGGTCGGGCAAGAGCTCGTTACTCAAAATCCTTGCAGGCATCGACAAGGAGTTCAACGGCGAAACCATCCTGTCCAAGGGGTTTACCGTGGGCTATCTTGAGCAGGAACCCCTTGTGGAATCCGACAAAACCGTACGTGAGATTGTCGAGCAGGGGGTCCAGGAAACGGTGGATCTTGTGAACGAGTACGAGGCCATCAGCGAAAAGTTTGCCGAACCCATGTCCGACGATGAGATGGACAAACTGATCCAGCGCCAGGGGGACCTCCAGGAGCAGTTGGATCACCGGGACGCCTGGGACCTCGATTCAAGGCTCAAGATGGCCATGGCCGCCCTTGGCTGTCCCGACGGAGATACAAAAGTATCGATTATTTCAGGAGGCGAGAAACGCCGGGTGGCCCTTTGCAGACTCCTGCTGAAACAACCGGACATCCTGCTCCTGGACGAGCCCACCAACCATCTGGATGCGGCCTCGGTCTCCTGGCTTGAGCAGCATTTAAGCCAATACCCTGGAACGGTAATTGCCGTCACCCATGATCGTTACTTTCTGGACAACGTTGCAGGCTGGATACTTGAACTTGACCGGGGTGAGGGCATTCCCTGGAAGGGTAACTACTCGTCCTGGCTTGAGCAGAAGCAGAACCGCCTCAAGACCCAGGAAAAACAGGAGAGCAAACGCCAGAAGACCCTGGAAAGGGAGCTTGAGTGGATCAAGATGTCGCCCAAGGGTCGGCGAAGTAAATCCAAGGCAAGGATCAACGCCTATGACACCCTGTTGAGCCAGGACTCAGGAGAAAAGGAAAAAAATCTTGAGATCTTTATTCCACCCGGGCCCAGGCTGGGAGACAAGGTGATCGTGGCAACGGATGTCAAGAAATCCTTTGACGCAAGGGTGCTGGTGGACAAAATGAGCTTCATCATTCCACCTGGCGGCATCATCGGCGTGGTCGGTCCCAACGGGGCCGGAAAGTCGACCCTGTTTAAGATGATCACCAAAAAGGAAACACCGGATTCAGGCACCTTTGAAATCGGAGAGACGGTAAAAATCGCCCATGTGGATCAGGAAAGGGACATTCTTGATCCAGAAAAGACCATATGGGAGAGCATCAGCGGCGGCAGCGACAACATCCTCATCGGAGGCCGTGAGATCAACTCCAGGGCCTATGTCTCAAAATTTAACTTTTCAGGGTCAGACCAGCAGAAAAAGGTCGGCGTCCTGTCCGGCGGCGAGCGCAACCGGGTTCACCTTGCCCTGATACTCAAGGAAGAGGCCAACCTCATCCTTTTGGACGAGCCGACCAACGATCTTGACGTCAACACCATGCGGGCCCTTGAAGAAGCCCTGGAAAACTTTGGCGGATGCGCCATTGTGATCAGCCATGACCGGTGGTTCCTGGACCGGATTGCCACACACATCCTGGCCTTTGAAGGCAAAGGAGAAACCCTCTTCTTTGAGGGATCCTACTCGGATTACGAGGCAGACCGAAAAAAACGACTCGGCATCAAGGCCGACCAGGTGGAAACCATCAAATACCGTCAGCTCACCCGTTGA
- a CDS encoding DMT family transporter, with protein sequence MGSLTAIHLAVVLFGFAGLFGKFLTCTPLVIVFGRTAFAALALLPLVLASKANPLGEKTPRLKVYILQGVLLAVHWCTFFLSIQISTVALGLLTFSTFPLFTTLLEPFFFKQQIKQKDLVMALIVFAGLILVLPSFDFSQKPAQGAVWGTVSGFTFALLAIFNKKNLTFEPPVRLAFFQNLFAAATILPIFIFVPQTVPAPGEIILIATLGIVFTALAHTLFISSLEGLRATTVSIITCLEPLYGIILAALLLHEIPGLRMVAGGTIIVLSTLFASLNRKHSQ encoded by the coding sequence ATGGGCTCCCTTACCGCCATCCACCTTGCCGTGGTTCTGTTCGGCTTCGCCGGGCTGTTTGGCAAATTTCTCACCTGCACCCCCCTTGTGATCGTGTTCGGCAGAACCGCATTTGCAGCCCTTGCACTGCTGCCCCTGGTACTTGCCTCCAAGGCCAACCCGTTAGGGGAAAAGACACCCCGACTCAAGGTCTATATTCTCCAGGGAGTTCTTCTTGCCGTTCACTGGTGCACTTTTTTTCTCTCCATCCAGATTTCCACCGTTGCCCTGGGACTGCTCACCTTTTCAACCTTTCCTTTGTTCACAACCCTGCTGGAACCTTTTTTTTTCAAACAACAGATCAAGCAAAAAGACCTGGTCATGGCCCTTATTGTGTTTGCAGGCCTCATCCTTGTTCTGCCCTCGTTTGATTTTTCACAAAAGCCAGCCCAGGGAGCCGTCTGGGGAACCGTCTCAGGTTTCACCTTTGCCCTTCTGGCCATTTTCAACAAAAAGAATCTTACCTTTGAGCCACCGGTGCGCCTGGCATTTTTCCAGAATCTATTTGCCGCGGCAACCATTTTACCGATTTTTATCTTTGTTCCCCAGACCGTTCCAGCCCCCGGGGAAATCATTCTGATTGCCACCCTGGGCATCGTCTTTACGGCCCTTGCCCACACCCTGTTCATCTCTTCCCTGGAAGGACTGAGGGCAACCACAGTCAGTATCATCACCTGCCTTGAGCCCCTCTACGGCATCATCCTTGCCGCCCTTCTCCTGCATGAAATCCCCGGCCTGCGCATGGTTGCCGGTGGGACCATCATTGTCTTGAGCACCCTGTTTGCCTCCCTTAATCGAAAACATTCACAATAA
- a CDS encoding peptide chain release factor 3, whose amino-acid sequence MTSNTIDRRTAKEIAKRRTFAIISHPDAGKTTLTEKLLLFGGAIKQAGAVKSRKVAKAATSDFLSIEQERGISVSSSVMKFNYLGYEINLLDTPGHKDFSEDTYRVLTAVDCAIMIIDSAKGVEPQTKKLMEVCRMRNTPIITFINKLDREGMEPLDIFDDIENKLQIECTPMTWPIGMGKRFKGVYNLERKELGLFAPGYTPTDGNGIVINDLGDPELDRQLGSQARELRDDIALIQGAADPFDREYYLKGSQTPVFFGSAINNFGVKEMLDAFVEMAPPPGKRKTATRTVSPDETAFSGFTFKIQANMDPAHRDRIAFFRICSGKFTRGMRVRHHRIGKEIILSNATIFMAQERNNVDEAFPGDIIGIHNHGTIKIGDTFTDKEPLKFLGIPSFAPEHFRRVILKDPLKTKSLQKGLLQLAEEGTIQVFRPSISNDYILGAVGALQFDVTMARLKAEYSVSAGYEPVDLSVARWVTCTDSEIFKRFTRENQSSLAIDSEGWTTFLTTSEYQLGFAVEAWPDINFHKTREYN is encoded by the coding sequence ATGACATCCAATACCATAGACAGGCGAACGGCAAAAGAGATCGCAAAACGTCGTACCTTTGCAATCATAAGTCACCCTGATGCAGGCAAGACCACCCTGACGGAAAAGCTTCTCCTGTTTGGCGGGGCCATCAAACAGGCCGGTGCCGTCAAATCGAGGAAAGTGGCGAAGGCCGCCACCAGCGATTTTCTCTCCATCGAACAGGAGAGGGGAATCTCGGTCTCCTCGTCTGTCATGAAATTCAACTACCTGGGATATGAGATCAACCTCCTTGACACACCGGGACATAAGGATTTTTCCGAAGACACCTACCGGGTATTGACCGCAGTTGACTGCGCCATCATGATCATTGATTCAGCAAAGGGGGTGGAGCCCCAGACCAAGAAACTCATGGAAGTGTGCCGCATGCGCAACACCCCCATCATTACCTTTATCAACAAGCTCGACCGGGAGGGGATGGAGCCCCTGGACATTTTTGACGACATTGAGAACAAGCTCCAGATCGAATGTACCCCCATGACCTGGCCAATCGGCATGGGTAAACGCTTCAAGGGGGTCTACAACCTTGAACGAAAAGAACTGGGGTTATTTGCACCCGGATACACCCCCACGGACGGAAACGGCATTGTCATCAATGACCTTGGCGACCCGGAACTTGACCGGCAACTCGGATCCCAGGCCCGGGAACTCAGGGATGACATTGCGCTGATCCAGGGCGCCGCCGACCCCTTTGACAGGGAGTACTACCTCAAGGGAAGCCAGACCCCGGTCTTTTTTGGATCTGCCATCAACAACTTCGGGGTAAAAGAGATGCTCGACGCCTTTGTTGAGATGGCACCCCCACCGGGCAAAAGAAAAACCGCAACCCGCACCGTATCCCCGGATGAAACGGCATTTTCAGGTTTCACCTTTAAAATACAGGCCAACATGGACCCTGCCCACAGGGACAGGATCGCCTTTTTCAGAATCTGTTCGGGCAAATTCACCCGGGGCATGCGAGTTCGCCACCACAGAATCGGCAAGGAAATCATCCTGTCCAACGCCACCATCTTCATGGCCCAGGAACGAAACAATGTGGATGAAGCATTTCCCGGAGACATCATCGGCATTCACAACCACGGCACCATCAAGATCGGCGACACCTTTACCGACAAGGAGCCATTAAAGTTCCTGGGTATTCCAAGCTTTGCCCCGGAGCACTTCAGGCGGGTGATCCTCAAGGACCCCCTCAAGACAAAGTCCCTTCAAAAAGGATTGCTCCAGCTTGCTGAAGAGGGAACCATCCAGGTATTCCGCCCCAGCATCAGCAACGACTACATCCTTGGCGCCGTGGGTGCCCTGCAGTTTGACGTAACCATGGCAAGACTCAAGGCCGAGTACAGCGTATCTGCCGGGTACGAACCCGTGGACCTTTCCGTGGCCCGCTGGGTCACCTGTACAGACAGCGAAATTTTCAAACGATTTACAAGGGAAAACCAGTCAAGCCTTGCCATTGACTCTGAAGGCTGGACCACATTTCTTACCACAAGCGAGTACCAGCTTGGATTTGCCGTTGAAGCGTGGCCGGACATCAACTTTCACAAAACCCGTGAATACAACTAG
- the serC gene encoding 3-phosphoserine/phosphohydroxythreonine transaminase, which translates to MIDNRIFNFNAGPAALPLPVLQEIQSSFLNFDGSGMSIIEISHRSSWFDAVINDAVERTKRLLGLDDGFHVLFVQGGASLQFAMAPMNFLTNGRSADYINTGTWSTKAINEAKILHKNYSVVASSEDKNFSYIPKDISFNKDAAYVHITSNNTIKGTQWHAFPDTNGVPIVADMSSDFMSRPLDMDKFGMVYAGAQKNIGPSGVCMVILKKEMLDLATDEIPTMLRYATYASKNSMYNTPPCFGIYTIQLVLKWLEETVGGLEKMEAHNIAKGKMLYDFINNSDFYRTTAAPDSQSLMNVTFRLPTEELEKTFVEKATARGLGGLKGHRSVGGCRASLYNATTMEAVEALVNFMQTFEREN; encoded by the coding sequence ATGATCGACAATCGAATCTTCAACTTCAATGCAGGACCCGCAGCCCTTCCCCTTCCGGTTCTTCAGGAGATCCAATCCTCGTTCCTCAATTTCGACGGTTCAGGCATGTCCATCATCGAAATAAGCCATAGATCCTCCTGGTTTGACGCAGTGATCAACGATGCCGTTGAAAGGACAAAAAGACTTCTTGGCCTTGACGATGGATTCCATGTACTGTTTGTCCAGGGCGGTGCCAGCCTCCAGTTTGCCATGGCTCCCATGAACTTCTTAACCAATGGCCGGTCCGCCGATTATATCAACACCGGCACCTGGTCCACCAAGGCCATTAACGAGGCAAAGATTCTCCATAAAAATTATTCCGTTGTGGCATCCTCGGAAGACAAAAATTTTTCCTACATTCCAAAGGATATCTCGTTTAACAAGGATGCCGCCTATGTGCACATCACCAGCAACAACACCATCAAGGGAACCCAGTGGCACGCCTTTCCCGACACCAACGGAGTGCCCATTGTGGCGGACATGTCATCAGACTTTATGAGCCGGCCCCTTGACATGGACAAATTCGGCATGGTTTATGCCGGCGCCCAGAAAAACATCGGCCCGTCGGGCGTATGCATGGTCATTCTCAAAAAGGAGATGCTCGATCTTGCCACGGATGAGATTCCCACAATGCTGCGCTATGCCACCTATGCGTCAAAGAACTCCATGTACAACACCCCCCCCTGCTTTGGCATCTATACCATCCAGCTGGTTCTCAAATGGCTGGAAGAGACTGTGGGAGGCCTTGAGAAAATGGAGGCCCACAACATTGCCAAGGGAAAAATGCTCTACGATTTCATCAACAACAGCGACTTTTACCGGACAACGGCTGCCCCTGACAGCCAGTCTCTCATGAACGTCACCTTCCGCCTGCCCACGGAAGAGCTTGAAAAAACGTTTGTTGAAAAGGCCACGGCCAGAGGTCTTGGTGGTCTAAAGGGGCATAGGTCCGTTGGTGGCTGCAGGGCATCCCTCTACAATGCAACCACCATGGAGGCAGTTGAGGCTCTTGTCAATTTCATGCAGACCTTTGAACGGGAGAATTAA